From the genome of Scytonema hofmannii PCC 7110, one region includes:
- a CDS encoding pentapeptide repeat-containing protein, with translation MTNERYLAMLKQGVEVWNKWLQENPTVKPNLSRADLSGQSLRRANLSGADLRRANLSGADLRRADLREVNLTEANLTEADLSGADFSGAKLRWADLSGAKLSGANLSGQNLRRADLSGQILRRADLREADLSGQNLRRANLSGANLSGANLSGTDLSWTDLSGTDLSWTDLSRANLSGVDLSGANLNGANLSGKNLRSADLIRADLSGANLSGADLTRADLSGANLSGANLSGADLGKADLTRIQALGTNFTAAIFTGACIEDWNINSTTNLTNVICNYIYLYQNQTQRLPSSGNFKSGEFSKLVYKS, from the coding sequence ATGACTAATGAACGATATCTTGCAATGCTCAAGCAAGGAGTAGAAGTTTGGAATAAGTGGCTGCAGGAAAATCCTACAGTAAAACCAAACCTCAGTAGAGCAGACCTCAGTGGACAAAGCCTCAGAAGAGCAAACCTAAGTGGGGCTGACCTCAGAAGAGCAAACCTAAGTGGGGCTGACCTCAGAAGGGCAGACCTCCGAGAAGTTAACCTTACAGAAGCAAACCTCACAGAAGCAGACCTCAGTGGGGCAGACTTCAGTGGGGCAAAACTCAGATGGGCCGACCTCAGTGGGGCAAAACTCAGCGGGGCAAACCTCAGTGGACAAAACCTTAGGAGAGCAGACCTCAGTGGACAAATCCTCAGAAGAGCAGACCTCAGAGAGGCAGACCTCAGTGGACAAAACCTCAGAAGAGCAAACCTAAGTGGGGCTAACCTGAGTGGGGCTAACCTGAGTGGGACAGACCTTAGTTGGACAGACTTGAGTGGGACAGACCTTAGTTGGACAGACTTGAGTCGGGCTAACCTGAGTGGGGTAGACCTGAGTGGGGCTAACCTGAATGGGGCTAACCTGAGTGGAAAAAACCTCAGAAGCGCAGACCTGATTAGGGCCGATTTGAGTGGGGCTAATCTAAGTGGGGCAGACCTCACTCGGGCAGATCTGAGTGGGGCTAACCTGAGTGGGGCTAATCTGAGTGGAGCAGACCTTGGTAAGGCAGACCTCACTAGAATCCAAGCATTAGGAACAAATTTCACTGCAGCAATTTTTACAGGAGCTTGTATAGAAGACTGGAATATTAACAGCACTACAAACCTTACTAATGTAATTTGTAACTATATTTACCTTTACCAGAATCAAACACAACGTCTTCCTAGTAGTGGGAACTTCAAGTCGGGAGAGTTTTCCAAGCTGGTTTACAAATCCTGA
- a CDS encoding lysozyme gives MDLATYSTNLKLTQLPKELITEVQQCLSDGGYKVTINGIADAVTKQAFADFKKASYLQDPEYLGPSTATALLKLQKTSTAPQPLSGLNYLRLTRTQAKDQFGCQVLKLQYFQNGQVVDEINMRSGAPSKQYFRKGVDSISGSGEPLPEGRWRIENLFWAGGKDNWNASHGEGIGPVSVPLTYDEPGTTERSEIVIHNDHNANQGNPGSVGCPVTYELGDMKKVVAWLRDTDPRYLYVDWNLGSCPSVYAVLPVSNKLPRAGVELIKKFESCFLEAYPDPLSGNEPITIGWGCTIKEDGSKWQLGDRIIQERADKLLIDQLSDRYMRDLEQSVPFWEQMTENQKGALLCFGYNLGSKFMTEGDFDSIRRILKNKQWEKLPEILSLYRNPGTRVELGLKRRRYAEGLVWQGVSVEEAYRKAMTIAQISDRVSLAMMRP, from the coding sequence ATGGATTTAGCGACCTACTCTACTAATTTAAAGCTCACCCAACTCCCCAAAGAACTGATAACAGAAGTGCAGCAATGTTTGAGTGATGGAGGTTACAAAGTCACCATCAATGGCATTGCTGACGCAGTCACAAAGCAGGCGTTCGCTGACTTTAAGAAAGCATCGTACTTGCAAGACCCTGAATACCTCGGACCGAGCACAGCCACAGCATTACTGAAACTCCAGAAAACCAGCACCGCCCCCCAACCCTTATCAGGATTAAACTACTTGAGATTAACCCGAACTCAGGCGAAAGACCAGTTTGGCTGCCAAGTCCTCAAACTCCAGTACTTTCAAAATGGTCAAGTAGTTGATGAAATAAATATGCGTTCTGGTGCGCCTTCCAAGCAGTACTTTCGTAAGGGAGTAGACAGCATTTCAGGTAGCGGAGAACCCCTACCTGAAGGACGTTGGAGAATAGAAAATCTTTTTTGGGCAGGTGGTAAAGATAACTGGAATGCCAGTCACGGCGAGGGTATTGGCCCCGTTAGCGTTCCTTTAACTTATGATGAACCCGGTACCACAGAACGATCTGAAATCGTTATCCATAACGACCATAATGCCAACCAGGGAAACCCAGGTTCTGTTGGATGTCCGGTCACTTACGAGTTGGGCGACATGAAAAAGGTCGTTGCATGGTTGCGCGACACTGACCCAAGATACTTATATGTAGATTGGAACCTTGGTAGTTGTCCCTCCGTGTACGCAGTCCTTCCAGTCTCAAACAAACTCCCTCGCGCAGGAGTAGAACTTATAAAAAAGTTTGAAAGCTGCTTCCTTGAGGCATATCCCGATCCACTCTCAGGCAATGAACCCATCACAATTGGCTGGGGATGCACCATCAAAGAAGACGGCTCGAAGTGGCAACTTGGCGATCGCATCATTCAAGAGCGAGCAGACAAATTATTGATCGATCAGTTAAGCGATCGGTACATGAGAGACTTAGAACAAAGCGTTCCTTTTTGGGAACAGATGACTGAAAACCAAAAAGGAGCATTGCTCTGCTTTGGTTATAACTTGGGTAGCAAATTTATGACCGAGGGCGATTTTGATTCTATTCGTCGCATCCTCAAAAACAAGCAGTGGGAAAAACTGCCCGAAATCTTATCCCTTTATCGCAATCCTGGAACCCGTGTAGAACTGGGTCTAAAGCGTCGCCGATATGCAGAAGGGTTAGTTTGGCAGGGAGTCAGCGTAGAAGAAGCTTACCGCAAAGCAATGACGATCGCCCAAATTAGCGATCGCGTTTCTTTGGCAATGATGAGACCATAG